Proteins found in one Microbacterium sp. LWS13-1.2 genomic segment:
- a CDS encoding methyltransferase produces the protein MTFSLDGLRRWPDVEAPGLVATDAADRLLLDESASARAGLGDGDLAVIGDGYGALTLAAAGDGGRGIRVHQDPLTGERALAANAERFGFGGTFASLSLAPGVVRDARVVLVRLPRSLEALRDIAGLIAAHAAPDVVVFAGGRVKHMTLAMNDVLRESFARLDVSHARQKSRVLTAREPHDGRDPSPGRERHDDIVVCAFGGAFAGTSMDIGTRFLLEQLPAVSDDGGTVIDFACGTGVVAAALALRNPGLRVIASDQSAAAVASAVATAEANGVGDRVEVIRDDMLGAQPDASASFVALNPPFHSGGAVHEGIAPRMFADAARVLRPGGELWTVWNSGLGYRPALERVVGPTRQVARNTKFTVTVSTRR, from the coding sequence GTGACGTTCTCGCTCGACGGACTGCGCCGATGGCCCGACGTCGAGGCTCCGGGCCTCGTGGCGACGGATGCCGCGGACCGGCTGCTCCTCGATGAATCGGCGTCCGCCCGGGCCGGCCTCGGTGACGGCGACCTCGCGGTGATCGGTGACGGCTACGGCGCGCTCACCCTGGCCGCGGCGGGGGACGGCGGGCGCGGCATCCGTGTCCACCAGGACCCGCTCACCGGCGAGCGGGCCCTCGCCGCGAACGCCGAGCGATTCGGGTTCGGCGGCACCTTCGCGTCACTGTCGCTCGCGCCCGGCGTGGTCCGCGACGCGCGGGTCGTGCTGGTGCGTCTGCCGCGATCGCTCGAGGCGCTGCGCGACATCGCGGGCCTCATCGCTGCGCACGCGGCGCCCGACGTCGTCGTCTTCGCCGGCGGGCGCGTGAAGCACATGACGCTCGCCATGAACGACGTGCTGCGCGAGAGCTTCGCGCGGCTCGACGTCAGCCACGCGCGCCAGAAGTCGCGCGTGCTGACGGCGCGCGAGCCCCACGACGGCCGCGACCCGTCGCCGGGTCGGGAGCGGCACGACGACATCGTCGTCTGCGCGTTCGGCGGCGCGTTCGCGGGCACCTCCATGGATATCGGCACCAGATTCCTGCTCGAGCAGCTCCCCGCCGTGTCCGACGACGGTGGGACGGTGATCGACTTCGCGTGCGGCACGGGAGTGGTCGCGGCCGCGCTGGCGCTGCGGAACCCCGGCCTGCGCGTCATCGCCTCCGATCAATCGGCCGCCGCCGTCGCATCGGCGGTCGCCACGGCGGAGGCGAACGGCGTCGGGGATCGCGTGGAGGTCATCCGCGACGACATGCTCGGGGCACAGCCGGACGCCAGTGCATCGTTCGTCGCACTCAACCCGCCCTTCCACTCCGGCGGCGCGGTGCACGAGGGCATCGCCCCGCGCATGTTCGCCGACGCGGCGCGCGTGCTGCGGCCCGGCGGCGAGCTGTGGACCGTGTGGAACTCGGGCCTGGGCTACCGGCCCGCGCTGGAACGCGTGGTCGGACCGACACGGCAGGTCGCCCGCAACACCAAGTTCACGGTGACGGTGTCGACGCGCCGGTGA
- a CDS encoding GNAT family N-acetyltransferase: MDWKIELIFVPVTDVDRAKEFYERIGFHADHDQVPFEGLRFVQMTPPGSACSIAFGTGLGNDLEPGRQNTIQVVVPDADEALAHLRGLDVEARGVDEQGWGRFVQFDDPDGNTWTLQQLPPRD; the protein is encoded by the coding sequence ATGGACTGGAAGATCGAGCTCATCTTCGTGCCCGTCACCGACGTCGACAGGGCGAAGGAATTCTACGAGCGAATCGGATTCCACGCCGACCACGACCAGGTCCCCTTCGAGGGCCTCCGCTTCGTGCAGATGACGCCGCCCGGGTCGGCCTGCTCCATCGCGTTCGGCACCGGCCTCGGCAACGATCTCGAGCCGGGCCGCCAGAACACGATCCAGGTCGTCGTCCCCGATGCGGACGAGGCCCTGGCGCACCTGCGCGGCCTCGACGTGGAGGCACGAGGCGTCGATGAGCAGGGGTGGGGCCGGTTCGTGCAGTTCGACGACCCGGACGGCAACACCTGGACGCTGCAGCAGCTCCCGCCGCGCGACTGA
- a CDS encoding LLM class flavin-dependent oxidoreductase: MTAQLSLGIAAAAGPALAERIAPAAEAAGFHGLWVNDTPGHDALAVLAAAAAVTEHLVLATGVIPVDRRTPGDIAAAASGLPTARLVLGIGSGQVRTGAVELVTDAATELRTRTDARVVVGALGPRMRRAGAAASDGVLLSWLTPAAATAQAAQAHAIAPGTHVALYVRTAADAAAVAALDEETSRYAAYPAYAANFARLGIAAADTVIRPTDLGDRVGAYRVGVDEVVLRAITPTGSADDHLRFIDAVAEAVA; this comes from the coding sequence GTGACGGCGCAGCTCTCGCTCGGGATCGCGGCCGCGGCCGGCCCGGCCCTCGCAGAGCGGATCGCACCCGCCGCGGAAGCGGCCGGCTTCCACGGCCTCTGGGTGAACGACACGCCCGGGCACGACGCCCTGGCCGTTCTCGCCGCGGCAGCTGCCGTCACCGAGCACCTCGTGCTCGCCACCGGCGTGATCCCCGTCGACCGCCGCACGCCCGGCGACATCGCGGCCGCGGCGTCCGGTCTGCCCACCGCCCGCCTGGTGCTCGGCATCGGCTCCGGTCAGGTGCGCACCGGCGCGGTGGAGCTGGTGACGGATGCCGCGACCGAGCTGCGCACGCGCACCGACGCGCGCGTCGTCGTCGGAGCGCTCGGCCCGAGGATGCGGCGGGCCGGGGCTGCGGCATCCGACGGCGTCCTGCTGAGTTGGCTGACCCCGGCGGCCGCGACCGCGCAGGCCGCACAGGCGCACGCGATCGCCCCCGGAACCCATGTCGCGCTGTACGTGCGGACGGCCGCCGACGCCGCCGCGGTCGCCGCACTCGACGAGGAGACCTCGCGCTACGCCGCATACCCGGCGTACGCCGCCAACTTCGCCCGCCTGGGCATCGCCGCCGCCGACACCGTCATCCGCCCGACCGACCTGGGAGACCGCGTCGGCGCGTACCGCGTCGGCGTCGACGAAGTCGTGCTGCGCGCGATCACACCGACGGGCAGCGCGGACGACCACCTGCGGTTTATCGACGCGGTCGCCGAGGCCGTCGCGTGA
- a CDS encoding LLM class flavin-dependent oxidoreductase gives MTRIGAIFNPYTHAPDEFRDAVLAAESSGLPELWIWEDCFRQSAFATVGAALAWTEALRIGIGIAPMPLRNVAATAMELATVERLFPGRLLPGVGHGVLDWMGQVGARVASPLTLMREYVPALRSLLAGDEVTAAGRYVTLDGVRLDYAPTTPPRVYAAAEGPKTLRLSGEVADGTVLDSGHTAEEYATATASIREARVLAGRGGHHDVVAYVVTAFGAESEACAIADVGDKPDPAQRALWGDPAEVAAGAQRFFDAGVDDLVLLPSSRGDIAEFYRAAAEVARLVGTDAA, from the coding sequence ATGACCCGCATCGGCGCGATCTTCAACCCGTACACCCACGCTCCCGACGAGTTCCGCGACGCCGTCCTCGCCGCCGAGTCGTCGGGTCTTCCGGAGCTGTGGATCTGGGAGGACTGCTTCCGGCAGTCCGCGTTCGCGACGGTGGGCGCGGCACTCGCCTGGACCGAGGCCCTGCGGATCGGGATCGGCATCGCGCCCATGCCGCTGCGCAACGTCGCGGCGACCGCCATGGAGCTCGCCACCGTCGAGCGGCTCTTCCCCGGCCGACTGCTGCCGGGGGTCGGGCACGGCGTGCTGGACTGGATGGGGCAGGTCGGCGCGCGGGTCGCATCGCCCCTGACGCTCATGCGCGAGTACGTGCCGGCGCTGCGGAGCCTGCTGGCCGGCGACGAGGTCACCGCGGCAGGGCGCTACGTGACGCTCGACGGCGTGCGGCTCGACTACGCGCCGACGACCCCGCCCCGCGTCTACGCGGCGGCGGAAGGCCCCAAGACCCTCCGGCTGAGCGGCGAAGTGGCCGACGGGACGGTTCTCGACAGCGGCCACACCGCAGAGGAGTACGCGACGGCGACCGCGTCGATCCGCGAGGCGCGCGTACTTGCCGGGCGCGGCGGCCATCACGACGTGGTCGCCTACGTCGTCACGGCGTTCGGCGCGGAATCCGAAGCCTGCGCGATCGCCGACGTGGGGGACAAGCCCGACCCCGCCCAGCGCGCGCTCTGGGGCGACCCCGCAGAGGTCGCCGCCGGCGCGCAGCGGTTCTTCGACGCCGGTGTCGACGACCTCGTGCTCCTGCCCTCCTCCCGCGGCGACATCGCCGAGTTCTACCGGGCAGCCGCCGAGGTCGCCCGCCTGGTCGGGACGGACGCCGCGTGA
- a CDS encoding ATP-dependent Clp protease ATP-binding subunit — protein MPEDFTPQAGDDGSSFDEFLARYLAGERARAERSIDLSRYLGARTQELLQRAGKYALDRGQQELDALHVLRILVAEAPARDAVRRVGADPDEISRATEERLPAASVAADIDGAVVTASVQRALFHAFQVARSSGSTYVDPEHLFFALVLAQDTPAGQVLARAGVTAEALMQGARETVTPGAAAAAEAGTDAAASDTPLLDTYGTDLTARAVAGDLDPVIGRADEIEQTIEILSRRTKNNPVLVGEAGVGKTAIVEGLAQAIVDGGVPEQLLGKRVVALDLPAMLAGTRYRGDFEERLTKTMDEIAAHKGELIVFIDEVHTVVGAGGAGDGGMDAGNILKPRLARGELHLVGATTLKEYRVIEKDPALERRFQPVRVGEPSVEDAVLILRGLKPAYEEHHGIAYTDEALRAAVELSDRYLTERVLPDKAIDLIDQAGARLRLRLGAKVDVSGLIERLATLEADKNAAVSAEHYEEASRIRDQIAEVQAKLDQATASGVAAARVDAVVGEPEIAAVISRATGIPVNRLTETERERLASLEDELHDRVIGQDDAVVAVAKAVRRNRTGMGDARRPVGSFLFLGPTGVGKTELAKALAASLFDDESAVIRFDMSEFGERHTVSRLVGAPPGYVGYDEAGQLTERVRRNPYSIVLFDEIEKAHPDVFNLLLQVLDDGRLTDGQGRTVDFRNTVVVITSNLGSEFLASRGGAIGFLPDGGGETGFGSEKDLRDRVFGKLREAMRPEFLNRIDEIVLFRKLDKPQLQSIVRLLLGASEARLAKREVDFVVTDGAVTWLAEHGYEPEYGARPLRRLIQREVDDRIADLFVTGALVDGGVVTVDAVGDRLSVVAGESFAVAA, from the coding sequence ATGCCCGAAGACTTCACGCCCCAGGCCGGCGACGACGGGAGCTCGTTCGACGAGTTCCTGGCACGCTACCTCGCGGGGGAGCGCGCGCGTGCCGAGCGGTCGATCGACCTGAGCCGCTACCTCGGCGCTCGCACCCAGGAACTGCTCCAGCGTGCCGGCAAGTACGCGCTGGACCGCGGCCAGCAGGAACTCGACGCCCTGCACGTCCTGCGGATCCTCGTCGCCGAGGCCCCGGCCCGTGACGCGGTGCGCCGCGTCGGCGCCGACCCCGACGAGATCTCGCGCGCGACCGAGGAGCGGCTGCCCGCAGCCTCCGTCGCGGCGGACATCGACGGCGCCGTGGTCACGGCGTCCGTGCAGCGTGCGCTGTTCCACGCATTCCAGGTCGCCCGTTCGTCGGGCTCGACGTACGTGGACCCCGAGCACCTCTTCTTCGCGCTCGTGCTCGCGCAGGACACGCCCGCCGGCCAGGTGCTGGCACGTGCCGGCGTGACCGCCGAGGCGCTGATGCAGGGTGCCCGCGAGACGGTGACGCCGGGCGCGGCCGCCGCGGCGGAGGCGGGAACGGATGCCGCGGCATCCGACACCCCCCTGCTCGACACCTACGGCACCGACCTCACCGCCCGCGCGGTCGCCGGTGACCTCGACCCGGTCATCGGGCGCGCCGACGAGATCGAGCAGACCATCGAGATCCTCAGCCGCCGCACCAAGAACAACCCGGTGCTGGTCGGCGAGGCCGGCGTCGGCAAGACCGCGATCGTCGAGGGACTCGCGCAGGCGATCGTGGACGGGGGCGTGCCCGAGCAGCTGCTCGGCAAGCGGGTCGTCGCGCTCGACCTTCCCGCGATGCTGGCCGGAACCCGCTACCGCGGCGACTTCGAGGAGCGCCTCACGAAGACGATGGACGAGATCGCCGCCCACAAGGGCGAGCTGATCGTCTTCATCGACGAGGTGCACACCGTGGTCGGCGCCGGCGGCGCCGGCGACGGCGGCATGGACGCCGGCAACATCCTCAAGCCCCGCCTCGCCCGCGGCGAGCTGCACCTCGTGGGTGCGACGACGCTCAAGGAGTACCGCGTCATCGAGAAGGACCCCGCGCTCGAGCGCCGCTTCCAGCCGGTGCGCGTGGGCGAGCCGTCCGTCGAGGACGCCGTGCTCATCCTGCGGGGCCTGAAGCCCGCGTACGAGGAGCACCACGGTATCGCGTACACCGACGAGGCCCTCCGCGCCGCCGTCGAGCTCAGCGATCGCTACCTCACCGAGCGGGTGCTGCCCGACAAGGCCATCGACCTCATCGATCAGGCCGGTGCGCGGCTGCGTCTGCGCCTCGGTGCGAAGGTGGACGTGAGCGGCCTGATCGAGCGTCTCGCGACCCTCGAGGCCGACAAGAACGCCGCGGTCTCGGCCGAGCACTACGAGGAGGCGTCGCGGATCCGCGACCAGATCGCCGAGGTGCAGGCCAAGCTCGACCAGGCCACGGCGTCCGGCGTCGCCGCCGCACGTGTCGACGCGGTCGTCGGCGAGCCGGAGATCGCGGCCGTCATCAGCCGGGCCACCGGCATCCCGGTCAACCGTCTCACCGAGACCGAGCGCGAGCGGCTGGCGTCCCTCGAGGACGAGTTGCACGACCGCGTGATCGGGCAGGACGACGCCGTGGTCGCCGTCGCGAAGGCCGTGCGCCGCAACAGGACCGGCATGGGAGACGCACGCCGCCCGGTGGGCTCGTTCCTCTTCCTCGGCCCGACCGGCGTCGGGAAGACGGAGCTCGCCAAGGCGCTCGCCGCGAGCCTGTTCGACGACGAGAGCGCCGTGATCCGCTTCGACATGAGCGAGTTCGGCGAGCGGCACACCGTGTCGCGCCTGGTCGGCGCCCCTCCTGGATATGTCGGCTACGACGAGGCCGGCCAGCTCACCGAGCGCGTGCGGCGCAACCCGTACTCGATCGTGCTGTTCGACGAGATCGAGAAGGCGCACCCCGACGTGTTCAACCTGCTGCTGCAGGTGCTCGACGACGGCCGGCTCACCGACGGCCAGGGGCGCACGGTCGACTTCCGCAACACCGTGGTGGTCATAACTTCGAACCTGGGCTCGGAGTTCCTTGCCTCGCGGGGCGGTGCCATCGGCTTCCTTCCCGATGGGGGAGGGGAGACCGGGTTCGGCTCGGAGAAGGACCTGCGCGATCGCGTGTTCGGCAAGCTCCGCGAGGCGATGCGGCCCGAGTTCCTCAACCGCATCGACGAGATCGTGCTGTTCCGCAAGCTCGACAAGCCGCAGCTGCAGAGCATCGTGCGACTGCTGCTCGGCGCGTCCGAGGCGCGGCTGGCCAAGCGCGAGGTCGACTTCGTCGTCACCGACGGCGCCGTCACCTGGCTCGCCGAGCACGGCTACGAGCCCGAGTACGGCGCCCGGCCGCTGCGTCGCCTGATCCAGCGCGAGGTGGACGACCGCATCGCCGACCTGTTCGTGACGGGTGCGCTCGTCGACGGCGGGGTCGTGACGGTGGATGCCGTGGGCGACCGGCTGTCGGTGGTCGCGGGCGAGTCGTTCGCGGTCGCCGCGTGA
- a CDS encoding DUF72 domain-containing protein, translating into MARIGTSGWVYSHWRGVLYQGPQRDWLSQYTAAFDAVELNGSFYRWPADARFAAWRERLPEGFEMAVKAPRGLTHARRLREPEVWIERVTRGLHELRGRRGPLIVQLHPGMERDDARLDHFLSALPEWTRPAIEFRHPSWSDEAVFGMLERHGAAYCVMSGARLPCILRATAHLVYVRLHGPDPDHLYGGSYSDEDLAWWAERIREWESAGHEVHAYFNNDGEGNAVRNACTLKRMLGT; encoded by the coding sequence ATGGCACGCATCGGGACGTCGGGATGGGTCTACTCGCATTGGCGGGGCGTGCTCTACCAGGGCCCTCAGCGCGACTGGCTCTCGCAGTACACCGCGGCGTTCGATGCGGTCGAGCTCAACGGCAGCTTCTACCGCTGGCCGGCCGATGCGAGGTTCGCGGCATGGCGGGAGCGGCTGCCGGAGGGATTCGAGATGGCCGTCAAGGCGCCCCGCGGCCTGACGCACGCGCGGCGGCTGCGCGAACCCGAGGTCTGGATCGAGCGCGTGACCCGCGGGCTGCATGAGCTCCGCGGTCGCCGCGGGCCCCTGATCGTCCAGCTGCATCCGGGCATGGAGCGGGACGACGCGCGCCTGGACCACTTCCTGAGCGCCCTGCCCGAGTGGACCCGGCCGGCGATCGAGTTCCGGCATCCGTCGTGGTCGGACGAGGCGGTGTTCGGGATGCTCGAGCGCCACGGCGCTGCCTACTGCGTCATGAGCGGGGCGCGGCTGCCGTGCATCCTCCGCGCCACCGCCCACCTCGTGTACGTGCGCCTGCACGGGCCCGACCCGGATCACCTGTACGGCGGCTCGTACTCCGACGAGGACCTCGCCTGGTGGGCCGAGCGCATCCGGGAATGGGAATCCGCCGGGCACGAGGTGCACGCCTACTTCAACAACGACGGGGAAGGGAACGCCGTCCGCAACGCCTGCACCCTGAAACGGATGCTGGGGACCTGA
- a CDS encoding DUF3817 domain-containing protein, which produces MFRTPYTLFRALAIAEAISWTLLIVGLLLRATTGWALGVTIGGGIHGFVFLSYGATAILVALNNRWRAWPTVIALVSAVIPYATIPAEVWLQRTGRLAGSWRLEPSDDPRDGAWYDRLMRWFLRRPWVLAALIAVAVVALFVVLLIVGPPGGRD; this is translated from the coding sequence GTGTTCCGAACTCCTTACACCCTCTTCCGCGCGCTCGCGATCGCCGAGGCGATCTCGTGGACCCTGCTCATCGTCGGCCTCCTCCTCCGCGCCACCACCGGCTGGGCGCTCGGCGTCACGATCGGCGGCGGCATCCACGGGTTCGTCTTCCTGTCGTACGGCGCAACGGCGATCCTCGTCGCGCTGAACAACCGGTGGCGCGCATGGCCGACCGTGATCGCGCTCGTCAGCGCCGTCATCCCGTATGCCACGATCCCGGCCGAGGTATGGCTGCAGCGCACCGGCCGGCTGGCGGGATCGTGGCGGCTCGAGCCGTCCGACGACCCGCGCGACGGCGCCTGGTACGACCGCCTCATGCGGTGGTTCCTGCGGCGCCCCTGGGTGCTCGCCGCGTTGATCGCTGTCGCCGTCGTCGCGCTCTTCGTGGTGCTGCTGATCGTCGGCCCGCCCGGAGGTCGCGACTGA
- a CDS encoding helix-turn-helix domain-containing protein codes for MPDRAFSPVISLLTVAAVWDARLGAELRDLGLTTRKYALLAHIEATPGISFSELARRSQITVQSAHTAVQTLVADGLVADATKHAGSASDLRVTARGSDVLESAQQRLAALDGALGEGAPALATALEGLHEQPFGAEAGPSDG; via the coding sequence GTGCCAGACCGTGCGTTCAGTCCCGTCATCTCGCTGCTGACTGTGGCCGCCGTGTGGGATGCGCGCCTGGGGGCAGAACTGCGCGACCTGGGCCTCACCACGCGCAAGTACGCGCTGCTCGCGCACATCGAGGCGACGCCGGGCATCTCGTTCAGCGAGCTCGCCCGTCGATCGCAGATCACGGTGCAGTCCGCGCACACCGCCGTGCAGACCCTCGTCGCCGACGGACTCGTCGCCGATGCGACGAAGCACGCGGGTTCGGCGTCCGACCTGCGGGTCACCGCGCGGGGGAGCGACGTGCTGGAGTCGGCGCAGCAGCGGCTCGCGGCGCTCGACGGCGCGCTCGGCGAGGGCGCCCCCGCCCTCGCGACAGCCCTGGAAGGGCTGCACGAGCAGCCTTTCGGTGCGGAGGCAGGACCATCGGACGGGTGA